One genomic window of Hydrogenobacter sp. includes the following:
- a CDS encoding c-type cytochrome — translation MAKRGLKALLLLSCLFLAYLTSSPASSAEDENPYRANESKLPPMKNPYEGDQKAAQEGRKLWFANGCNGCHGGTGGGGMCPPVINKVWVYGKSDAVLFNLIKLGSVELRKKYGLVRIGRENVVGDMPPFSSLSDDDIWKLITYIRSIYKGD, via the coding sequence ATGGCAAAAAGGGGTCTAAAAGCTCTGCTTTTACTTTCCTGCCTTTTCCTCGCTTACCTTACATCCTCACCTGCTTCATCTGCGGAGGATGAAAACCCATACAGAGCTAACGAGTCCAAGCTACCACCCATGAAGAATCCTTACGAGGGCGATCAGAAAGCTGCACAAGAAGGTAGGAAGCTCTGGTTTGCAAACGGATGCAATGGCTGTCACGGAGGAACCGGCGGAGGTGGTATGTGTCCCCCGGTGATAAATAAGGTATGGGTTTATGGGAAGTCCGATGCGGTACTTTTTAACCTTATAAAGCTCGGAAGTGTAGAACTTAGAAAGAAGTACGGGCTTGTACGTATAGGAAGAGAGAACGTAGTGGGTGATATGCCTCCATTTTCAAGTTTATCCGATGATGACATATGGAAACTCATAACGTATATAAGGTCCATATATAAAGGAGACTGA